Proteins encoded within one genomic window of Pararhizobium capsulatum DSM 1112:
- a CDS encoding HlyD family secretion protein, whose amino-acid sequence MLKALRSPATLITLIAGIAGVFLALYAWRLPPFATSVETTDNAYVRGMVTTMSPQVSGYVVEVPVKDYQAVKQGDLLVRVDDRTYVQKLAQTQASLEAQKATLASSHQQELSAKANITAAEAQVAGSRAAEKRSELAWNRIQGLNARNIAPTSDVEEARATLDQAKATVAQHEAALDVARQSLQTILVNRASLEAAVSGAEATVELAKIDLGNTRIVAPRDGHVGEVGARLGQYVTAGTQLLAVVPKDLWIVANFKETQLDGMQIGQPVTFTVDALKGREVRGHIERFSPAAGSEFSIIKADNATGNFTKIAQRVGVRVSIDPGQELSERLSPGLSVIVRIDKSAEPSR is encoded by the coding sequence ATGCTGAAAGCCCTTCGTTCACCCGCTACGCTCATTACGCTGATTGCCGGCATTGCCGGCGTCTTTCTGGCGCTTTACGCTTGGCGCCTGCCACCCTTTGCGACATCGGTCGAAACCACTGACAACGCCTACGTGCGCGGCATGGTGACGACGATGAGCCCGCAGGTCAGCGGCTATGTCGTCGAAGTGCCGGTCAAGGACTATCAGGCGGTGAAGCAGGGTGATCTGCTCGTGCGGGTGGACGATCGGACCTATGTCCAGAAACTTGCACAGACGCAGGCGTCGTTGGAGGCGCAGAAGGCCACCTTGGCCAGTTCCCACCAGCAGGAGCTTTCCGCCAAGGCCAACATCACTGCGGCGGAAGCGCAGGTCGCAGGCAGCCGTGCCGCTGAAAAGCGCTCCGAATTGGCATGGAACCGCATCCAGGGCCTCAACGCCCGTAACATTGCCCCCACAAGCGATGTGGAGGAGGCGCGTGCGACGCTAGATCAGGCGAAGGCGACGGTTGCCCAGCACGAGGCGGCACTTGATGTCGCAAGACAGAGCCTGCAAACGATCCTCGTCAACCGGGCTTCCCTTGAAGCAGCCGTTTCCGGGGCGGAAGCGACTGTCGAGCTGGCGAAGATCGATCTCGGCAATACCCGGATCGTTGCGCCGCGTGATGGCCATGTCGGCGAAGTCGGCGCGCGCCTTGGGCAGTATGTCACCGCCGGCACCCAGCTTCTCGCGGTCGTGCCGAAAGATCTCTGGATTGTCGCAAATTTCAAGGAAACCCAGCTCGACGGCATGCAGATCGGTCAGCCGGTCACCTTTACGGTGGATGCCTTGAAGGGCAGGGAGGTCAGGGGACACATCGAACGTTTCTCACCGGCCGCCGGCTCCGAATTCAGCATCATCAAGGCAGACAATGCCACCGGCAACTTCACCAAGATCGCCCAGCGTGTCGGCGTGCGCGTGTCGATCGATCCCGGCCAGGAATTGAGCGAGCGGCTGTCGCCGGGTCTGTCGGTAATCGTACGCATCGACAAGTCGGCTGAGCCATCGAGGTAA
- a CDS encoding MarR family winged helix-turn-helix transcriptional regulator: MPDVATDRDLFDALANVNRKLRVLFDARVKETGLTLSRARVLFTLLRRDGLNQRDLAEELGIETPTTVRLLDGMEKQGFLERRTEATDRRAKRIHLTPHGRQSAEEIEELARQIRIDVLEGIGTAEKQATLKVVNTIVDNIMQQIGKD; the protein is encoded by the coding sequence ATGCCGGATGTCGCCACCGATCGTGATCTCTTCGACGCCCTTGCGAACGTCAATCGCAAGCTGCGCGTGCTTTTTGATGCGCGGGTGAAGGAAACCGGTTTGACACTGTCGCGGGCGAGGGTGCTGTTCACCTTGCTGCGGCGCGACGGGCTCAATCAGCGAGACCTTGCCGAAGAACTTGGCATCGAGACGCCGACCACCGTGCGCCTGCTCGACGGAATGGAGAAGCAAGGTTTTCTGGAAAGGAGAACCGAAGCAACGGACCGCCGCGCCAAGCGCATCCATCTGACGCCGCATGGTCGACAAAGCGCTGAGGAAATCGAGGAACTGGCACGCCAGATTCGCATTGATGTTCTTGAAGGCATCGGGACGGCCGAAAAGCAGGCCACGCTGAAGGTCGTCAACACCATCGTCGATAACATCATGCAACAGATCGGCAAGGACTGA
- the rplI gene encoding 50S ribosomal protein L9, translating into MQVILLERVAKLGQMGETVKVRDGFARNYLLPLGKALRANEANKKRFEAERATLEARNLERKSEAQGVAETLDGKTFIVVRSAGETGQLYGSVAARDIVDALAAEGFNIGRNQVDLNNPIKTIGLHKVVLHLHSEVEISINMNVARSADEAERQEKGESLTSADAIYGVDEDALKPEDFFNPEAEFDADEE; encoded by the coding sequence ATGCAAGTCATTCTTCTCGAACGCGTTGCCAAGCTTGGCCAGATGGGCGAAACCGTAAAGGTTCGCGACGGCTTTGCCCGTAACTACCTCCTGCCGCTCGGCAAGGCGCTGCGCGCCAACGAAGCCAACAAGAAGCGTTTCGAAGCTGAGCGTGCAACGCTCGAAGCCCGTAACCTCGAGCGCAAGTCGGAAGCCCAGGGCGTTGCTGAAACCCTCGACGGCAAGACGTTCATCGTCGTTCGCTCGGCCGGCGAAACCGGTCAACTCTACGGTTCGGTCGCTGCTCGCGATATCGTCGATGCACTGGCTGCCGAAGGCTTCAACATCGGCCGCAACCAGGTCGACCTCAACAACCCGATCAAGACCATCGGCCTGCACAAGGTGGTTCTGCACCTCCACTCGGAAGTTGAAATCTCGATCAACATGAACGTTGCCCGTTCGGCTGACGAAGCAGAGCGCCAGGAAAAGGGCGAAAGCCTGACTTCCGCCGACGCCATCTACGGCGTTGACGAAGATGCCCTGAAGCCGGAAGACTTCTTCAACCCGGAAGCTGAATTCGACGCAGACGAAGAATAA
- the alr gene encoding alanine racemase, with product MDDIFSAASNRLIIDLAALADNWRKMAQLSGSARTAAVLKADAYGIGFEPVAETLYAAGARDFFVATVEEGVELRPYTPEGRIFVLAGMWPGNEKQFFNNDLVPVINSEEQLAFFMAALSERGEYPCALHVDTGMNRLGLTVDEALALANDPARPASFSPVLAMSHLACADDQAHPLNRRQLDAFRAVADAFEGVEMSLANSAGVHLGPDYHFDLTRPGIAVYGGEAVNDVPNPMKPVVTAEARILQIRSVKSGQTGSYGGSARFSRDSRVAVVAIGYADGYHRSVSGGGVTLRQAHISGAFGFLHGQKVPHLGRVTMDLSLFDVTDLPENLVRAGDYIELFGENIAIDDVARAGGTIGYEMLTSLGRRYDRAYVPAD from the coding sequence ATGGACGACATCTTTTCGGCAGCATCCAATCGCCTGATCATCGATCTTGCAGCCCTTGCGGATAACTGGCGAAAGATGGCCCAACTTTCAGGTTCAGCGCGCACGGCAGCGGTGCTGAAGGCGGACGCCTACGGCATTGGCTTCGAACCGGTAGCAGAAACGCTCTACGCGGCTGGTGCACGCGATTTCTTCGTCGCGACCGTCGAGGAAGGCGTGGAGCTTCGTCCCTACACGCCCGAGGGTCGCATCTTTGTGCTGGCTGGCATGTGGCCGGGCAATGAGAAGCAGTTTTTCAACAACGACCTCGTGCCGGTCATCAATTCGGAAGAACAACTCGCCTTCTTCATGGCCGCCCTTTCCGAACGCGGCGAATACCCATGCGCGCTCCATGTCGATACCGGCATGAACCGGCTTGGCCTGACGGTTGATGAAGCGCTGGCGCTCGCCAACGATCCGGCCCGGCCGGCAAGCTTCTCGCCGGTGCTTGCCATGAGCCACCTCGCCTGCGCCGACGACCAGGCCCATCCGCTGAACCGCCGTCAGCTGGACGCCTTTCGCGCCGTGGCGGATGCCTTCGAGGGCGTCGAAATGAGCCTTGCGAACTCAGCCGGCGTGCATCTCGGGCCGGACTATCATTTCGACCTCACCCGCCCGGGTATCGCCGTTTATGGCGGCGAGGCCGTCAATGACGTCCCCAACCCGATGAAGCCGGTCGTCACCGCCGAGGCGCGCATCCTGCAGATCCGCAGCGTCAAGAGCGGCCAGACGGGAAGCTATGGTGGCTCTGCGCGGTTTTCGCGCGACAGCCGCGTCGCTGTCGTCGCGATCGGCTATGCCGATGGCTATCACCGATCCGTCTCCGGCGGTGGCGTAACGCTGCGGCAGGCGCACATTTCAGGGGCCTTCGGCTTCCTGCACGGACAGAAGGTGCCGCATCTCGGCCGGGTCACCATGGATCTCAGCCTGTTCGACGTCACCGACCTGCCGGAAAATCTCGTTCGTGCCGGCGACTATATCGAGTTGTTCGGCGAGAACATCGCCATTGACGATGTCGCCCGCGCCGGCGGCACGATCGGCTACGAGATGCTGACCAGCCTCGGGCGCAGGTACGATCGGGCCTATGTTCCAGCCGACTGA
- a CDS encoding MFS transporter: protein MNALPRPLEKEAQPLIEEADTPESFAPSGEPSPPAQSTPPVPVLHSPPRAALYIFTSVLMALTQGLGMNLMSANIYQLQGSLSATVNELAWLSAVYLAPYASMSIALFKIRTQYGLRPFAEFGIACFAVATIANLFVSDFHSALVVRFISGMAAAPLSTIGFLYMLEAFPPEKKLTLGLSLSLTNTLLAAPLARIISPSLIEFGGWHALYTFEMALALIALPFIYLLPITAPPRVKVIQKMDILSYFILATAFGCLAVFLTLGRLYWWFEAPWLGVLLACGIGLLTLFGVIELQRASPLIDLRWVFSWPNLHMAAVLIVFRTVASEQSTTAANFFMQIGLINDQTTTLYTVILCASIAGGLFCALLMTTRHVDLAHILALILIGTGAFMDSNSTALTRPEQMYLSQAMVAAGAAMFLPPAMAAGLKTVFAKGMPYIVNFLVIFLFTQSIGGSMASAALGTFVTLREKFHSSVLVEKIVMSDPLVAQRVSQLAGSYGKVMTDKSLLNAEGLTLLGQQVSREAYVMAYNDTFLMIAIVSAVSLFFLLAHLGWRSVAARWKTPDGVTVAAQS from the coding sequence ATGAACGCCCTCCCACGCCCGTTGGAAAAGGAAGCCCAGCCTCTCATTGAAGAGGCGGATACTCCGGAGAGCTTCGCCCCGTCCGGCGAACCCAGTCCACCCGCACAGTCTACGCCTCCAGTACCGGTTTTGCATTCGCCACCCCGCGCCGCCCTCTACATCTTCACGTCGGTCCTCATGGCCCTGACGCAGGGGCTCGGCATGAACCTCATGTCGGCCAATATCTATCAGTTGCAGGGTTCTCTCTCTGCCACCGTCAACGAACTCGCCTGGCTGTCGGCCGTTTACCTTGCCCCCTATGCCAGCATGTCGATCGCGCTGTTCAAGATCCGGACGCAATATGGCCTGCGGCCCTTCGCGGAGTTCGGTATCGCCTGTTTTGCGGTTGCAACCATCGCCAATCTCTTTGTCTCCGACTTCCATTCGGCGCTCGTCGTGCGCTTCATCAGCGGCATGGCGGCAGCACCGCTATCGACCATTGGCTTCCTCTACATGCTGGAAGCGTTCCCGCCGGAAAAGAAGCTGACGCTGGGTCTGAGCCTGTCCTTGACGAACACGCTGCTTGCCGCGCCGCTCGCCCGCATCATTTCGCCGAGCCTGATCGAGTTTGGCGGCTGGCATGCGCTTTATACCTTCGAGATGGCTTTGGCGCTGATCGCGCTGCCGTTTATCTACCTCCTGCCGATTACCGCGCCGCCACGGGTCAAGGTGATCCAGAAGATGGACATTCTGAGTTACTTCATACTGGCGACCGCCTTTGGCTGTCTTGCCGTTTTCCTGACGCTTGGGCGGCTTTACTGGTGGTTCGAAGCGCCGTGGCTCGGCGTGCTGCTCGCGTGCGGGATCGGCCTGCTGACGCTGTTCGGCGTGATCGAACTGCAGCGCGCCTCGCCGCTCATCGATCTGCGGTGGGTGTTCAGCTGGCCCAACCTGCATATGGCCGCCGTGCTCATCGTCTTCCGTACGGTCGCCTCCGAGCAGTCCACGACGGCCGCCAACTTCTTCATGCAGATCGGCCTTATCAACGACCAGACCACAACGCTCTATACTGTCATCCTCTGCGCCTCGATTGCGGGCGGCTTGTTCTGCGCCCTGTTGATGACCACCCGTCACGTGGACCTTGCCCATATCCTGGCGCTGATCCTCATCGGTACCGGGGCTTTTATGGACAGCAATTCAACAGCGCTGACGCGGCCTGAACAGATGTATCTAAGCCAGGCCATGGTCGCGGCCGGCGCTGCCATGTTCCTGCCGCCGGCGATGGCTGCGGGATTGAAGACGGTTTTTGCCAAGGGCATGCCCTATATCGTCAACTTCCTGGTGATCTTCCTGTTCACGCAGAGCATCGGCGGCTCCATGGCATCGGCCGCGCTCGGCACGTTCGTCACGCTCCGGGAAAAGTTTCATTCCAGCGTGCTCGTCGAAAAGATCGTGATGAGCGATCCGCTGGTGGCGCAGCGTGTTTCGCAGCTTGCCGGCTCCTACGGCAAGGTGATGACCGACAAGTCGCTTCTGAATGCCGAAGGCCTGACCCTGCTTGGCCAGCAGGTCAGCCGTGAGGCCTATGTCATGGCTTACAACGATACCTTCCTGATGATCGCCATCGTGTCGGCGGTGTCGCTCTTCTTCCTTCTCGCGCATCTAGGCTGGCGGTCCGTCGCTGCCCGATGGAAGACCCCGGATGGGGTCACTGTCGCCGCGCAATCCTGA
- a CDS encoding replicative DNA helicase → MNEIARKLAPMAKDQSDPQYREAPNNLEAEQALLGAILVNNDAFYRVSDFLKPVHLLEPLHRRIFEVAGDIIRMGKTANPVTIKTFLKADDKVGDMTVAQYLARLAAEAVSIINAEDYGRAIYDLALRRSLITIGEDMVNIAYDAPLDMPPQSQIEDAERRLFELAETGRYDGGFQAFNDAVALAIDMAGQAFERDGSLSGISTGIHSLDARMGGLQRSDLIVLAGRPGMGKTSLATNIAYNIAAAYEPEVQADGSFKARNGGVVGFYSLEMSSEQLATRIISEQTEVSSSKIRRGEISEADFEKLVACSQMMQKVPLYIDQTGGISIAQLSARARRLKRQRGLDCLVVDYIQLMTGSGKSSDNRVQEITQITTGLKALGKELNVPIIALSQLSRQVENREDKRPQLSDLRESGSIEQDADVVLFVFREEYYVKNMEPRDEFDPKYEEWKMQFEKVKGTADVIIAKQRHGPTGTVKLAFQAEFTRFTDLADPSFTQYEEH, encoded by the coding sequence ATGAACGAGATAGCGCGCAAACTTGCCCCCATGGCCAAGGATCAGTCGGACCCGCAATATCGCGAGGCGCCGAACAACCTTGAAGCGGAACAGGCGCTGCTGGGCGCCATCCTCGTCAACAACGACGCGTTCTACCGCGTCTCGGACTTCCTCAAGCCCGTGCATCTGCTGGAGCCGCTGCATCGACGCATCTTCGAAGTGGCCGGCGATATCATCCGCATGGGCAAGACTGCCAATCCGGTGACGATCAAGACCTTCCTCAAGGCTGACGACAAGGTTGGCGACATGACCGTCGCGCAGTACCTCGCGCGTCTTGCCGCCGAAGCCGTATCGATCATCAACGCGGAGGACTATGGCCGCGCCATCTATGACCTGGCGCTACGCCGTTCGCTGATCACCATCGGCGAGGACATGGTCAACATCGCTTATGACGCGCCGCTCGACATGCCGCCGCAAAGCCAGATCGAGGACGCCGAACGGCGGCTGTTCGAACTGGCCGAGACCGGCCGCTACGATGGTGGTTTCCAGGCGTTCAATGACGCAGTGGCACTCGCGATCGACATGGCCGGACAGGCCTTCGAGCGTGACGGATCGCTCTCTGGTATTTCCACCGGCATTCATTCGCTCGACGCCCGCATGGGCGGTCTGCAGCGCTCCGACTTAATCGTGCTTGCCGGACGTCCCGGCATGGGCAAGACCTCGCTTGCCACCAACATCGCCTACAACATCGCCGCAGCCTACGAGCCGGAGGTCCAGGCGGACGGCTCGTTCAAGGCGAGGAACGGCGGCGTCGTCGGCTTCTACTCGCTCGAAATGTCGTCAGAACAGCTGGCAACCCGTATCATCTCCGAGCAGACGGAAGTTTCCTCCTCGAAGATTCGCCGTGGCGAGATTTCCGAAGCCGATTTCGAAAAGCTCGTGGCCTGCAGCCAGATGATGCAGAAGGTGCCGCTCTATATCGACCAGACCGGTGGTATCTCGATTGCCCAGCTGTCCGCCCGTGCCCGACGCCTGAAGCGCCAGCGCGGCCTCGATTGCCTCGTGGTGGACTATATCCAGCTGATGACCGGCTCTGGCAAGTCGAGCGACAACCGCGTGCAGGAAATCACCCAGATTACCACGGGTCTGAAGGCGCTGGGCAAGGAACTGAACGTGCCGATCATTGCGCTTTCCCAGCTCTCCCGTCAGGTGGAAAACCGCGAGGATAAGCGCCCGCAGCTCTCCGACCTTCGCGAATCCGGCTCGATCGAGCAGGACGCCGACGTTGTGCTTTTCGTGTTCCGTGAGGAATACTACGTAAAGAACATGGAACCGCGTGACGAGTTCGACCCGAAATATGAAGAATGGAAGATGCAGTTCGAAAAGGTGAAGGGCACGGCGGACGTGATCATCGCCAAGCAGCGTCACGGGCCGACCGGCACCGTGAAGCTCGCCTTCCAGGCGGAATTCACCCGCTTTACCGATCTCGCCGATCCGTCGTTCACGCAGTACGAGGAACACTGA